GTTCGTGCGCGACCTCCCCGACCTGTTGCGGCCCGGCGACCTGCTCGTGATCAACGACACGCGCGTCCTGCCGGCGCGGATCTTCGGCCGGAAGGAGACCGGCGGGCTGGTCGAACTCTTCCTGCTGGAGCGGCGCGGCGCGGCGGAGGGACGCGAGACGTGGCGCGCGCTGATCGGCGCGTCGCGCGCGCCGAAGCGGGACGCGGTCGTCCTGCTCCCCGACGGCCACGAGGCGCGGATCGTCGAAGGGCCGGGGGACGGCGGCGAGGCGCTCGTCGAACTGAGCGGCCCCGCGCCGGTCGAGGAACTGCTGCGGCGCCGCGGCCGCCTGCCGCTGCCGCCGTACATCAGGCGCGCGCCGGACGATCCGCGGACCGCGCGCGACCGCGAGCGGTACCAGACCGTCTTCGCGTCGCGCGACGGCGCGCTCGCCGCGCCGACGGCCGGGCTGCACTTCACCCCCGACCTGCTGCGGCGCCTCGCCGAGCGCGGCGTCGGGCGCGCGACGGTCACGCTGCACGTCGGCGAGGGGACGTTCCGCCCGGTGACCGCGGCCCGCGTCGAGGACATTCAACTCCACGAGGAGTGGTGCGAACTCTCCGAGGAGACGGCCGAGGCGATCGCGCGGACGAGGGCGGCCGGCGGGCGGGTCGTCGCCGTCGGCACGACCGTCGCGCGGACTCTCGAGTCGCGCCCCTCGCGCGCGGACGGCGCGCCGCTTCCCGGCGCGGGACGAACCGACATCTTCATCGCCCCGGGACATCCGTTCCGGCACCTCGACGCGCTGATGACCAACTTCCATCTGCCCCGCTCGACCCTGCTGATGCTCGTTTCCGCCTTCGCCGGGCGGGAGCGGGTCCTGGGCGCGTACCGCGAGGCGGTGTCGCGCGGCTACCGCTTCTACTCCTACGGCGACGCGATGTTGATCCTGTGAGCGGCGCGGAGAACGGCGGCGCCGCGATCGGCCCGGGGCGCCCGATCGCCTTCGAGGTCCTCGCGCGCGACGGCGAGGCGCGGCGCGGCCGCCTGACGACGCGCCGCGGCGTCGTCGAGACGCCGGTCTTCATGCCGGTCGGAACCTGCGGCTCGGTCAAGGGCACGACCCCCGACGAACTGCGCGCGATGGGGGCGGGGATCGTCCTCGCCAACACCTACCATCTCCACGTCCGCCCCGGCGAGGAGCTGGTGCGGAAGATGGGGGGCGTCTCCCGCTTCGCGGCGTGGAACGGCCCGGTGCTGACCGATTCCGGCGGGTACCAGGTCTTCTCGCTCGCCGCGCGGCGCACGCTCG
This window of the bacterium genome carries:
- the queA gene encoding tRNA preQ1(34) S-adenosylmethionine ribosyltransferase-isomerase QueA; this translates as FVRDLPDLLRPGDLLVINDTRVLPARIFGRKETGGLVELFLLERRGAAEGRETWRALIGASRAPKRDAVVLLPDGHEARIVEGPGDGGEALVELSGPAPVEELLRRRGRLPLPPYIRRAPDDPRTARDRERYQTVFASRDGALAAPTAGLHFTPDLLRRLAERGVGRATVTLHVGEGTFRPVTAARVEDIQLHEEWCELSEETAEAIARTRAAGGRVVAVGTTVARTLESRPSRADGAPLPGAGRTDIFIAPGHPFRHLDALMTNFHLPRSTLLMLVSAFAGRERVLGAYREAVSRGYRFYSYGDAMLIL